The Chloroflexota bacterium DNA window GATGGCATGATTTTGATTCGCGATATTGTCCAGATTTTCAAAAACTACAATATCCAAACTGAAGTTTTGGCGGCCTCAATTCGTCACCCAGTGCACGTTTTGCAATCGGCATTGGCTGGATCGCATGTTGCTACCATGCCATTCAAAGTGCTACAACAACTGGTCAAGCACCCGTTAACTGACAAAGGCATCGAAACCTTCTTAGTCGATTGGCAACAAGTGCCCGATGCCGCAACCGTGTTTGCTGAGTAATCAATGAGTAATGCACCTTCATCAGGGCAATCACCAGCACCGCGTTTTCAACGCAGTAAACGCCCCCCGCTGCTTCGTCGGAAGGAGCGGGCGGGGCGTAAGCCTTGGGTGAACCCATGGAATTTGGCCAACATTTTAAGTTCGATCCGCATCATCGCAACGATTCCGTTGTTGATGTTGTTGCTTAACGACACTGCCACCAGTTATTTCTGGGCATTTTGGTTTTATGTGGTGGTTGCGCTCACCGATATGCTCGATGGCCAACTGGCCCGAAAATATGGCTGGGTCAGCAATTTAGGCATCTTCCTCGATCTGACTGCCGATAAAATTTATACCGCCGGAATCTTGATCTGTTTGGTTGCCACCAATCTGCTTGACCCATGGGCGGCGATTATTATTTTGGTACGCGAATTTGTGGTGACTGGCTTGCGCTCGCTCGCCGCTTCCGAGGGGGTGGTTATTCCATCGGGGCGTTGGGGTAAGCTCAAAATGATCATCACAATCATTGCGATCGGCTGGATCATGGTTCGGGCCAACCTCGACCGTGACGGCTGGTTTAAGTTCATCGATTTTGCTGGCGGTTTGACCTGGCTGAGCCATTTATCGTCGATTGTGCTGTGGCTCGCGGTATTGCTCACGATTATGTCGGGAGTTGAATACATCTGGGGCGCTCGGGCGATTTTCCGCCAACCACCACGCCAAAAACAAGACTAAGGAGGCTCTGTGAACTATTTGCTGATTGCAGTGATCAGTTATTTGCTTGGGTCGATTCCTTTTGGATTGTTGATTGGGCGGATGGTTGGTGGGATTGATGTGCGCTCGTATGGTTCGAAGCGCACTGGGGCAACCAATGTGTTGCGCACGCTTGGGCCACGCTATGGCGGCTTGGTCTTTGTGCTCGATGCGCTTAAAGGCATTGCCGCCATTTGGGCGGCGCGTTGGCTTATGCCCGATAATGCTTGGGCTATGGTTATGGCTGCCACAATTGCGGTGGTTGGCCATATTTACCCAATTTTTGCTGGTTTTCATGGTGGCCGTGGGGTGGCAACTGGCTTGGGCGGCGTTTTAGGCCTCTTTCCATGGGGCTTTTTGGCAGCGGCCTTGGTTTGGTGGGCGGTCGTATTGTTGACTCGCTACGTTTCGTTGGCCTCAATTTTGGCCAGCATTGCCGCCGCGATTACCGCTGGCGTGTTTTTTATGCTTGATCAAAGCCATATTGCGATTGTGACCTACTGCGCCTTGATCGCCTTAGCGGTAGTGGTTTCGCATCGTGATAACATTAGCCGACTGCGCAACGGCACCGAAAGCAAGTTTGGCCAGCGGGTCAGCGTCGAATAGTCAGCCTATCGAGAATCAGACAAACCTAAATTCGTGTACAATACCAACACATGATTTCTTAGGTTGTTGAACTCTGAGTTTGATTTGCGCTTATGACGCATGCAGCAGCAACACTTGCGGCCATTGCTGAAGAAGTCGCCCAATGCACTGCCTGCCCACTTTGTCGTACCCGAACCAACGCAGTGCCAGGCGAAGGCCCAGCCAATGCCGAGATTTTGTTAATTGGGGAAGGGCCAGGCCAACGTGAAGATGCACTTGGTCGGCCTTTTGTCGGGCCTTCGGGCGATTTGTTGGAACAATGGTTGGCCGAAATTGGCCTAAACCGTGAACAAGTCTTTATCGCCAATGTGGTGAAATGTCGGCCACCTGGCAACCGCGACCCTGAGCCAAGCGAAATCGCCGCTTGTGCCCATTTTTTAGATCGCCAGATTGCGGCTTTGGCTCCCAAGTTGATAGCGACGCTTGGGCGACATTC harbors:
- the pgsA gene encoding CDP-diacylglycerol--glycerol-3-phosphate 3-phosphatidyltransferase gives rise to the protein MSNAPSSGQSPAPRFQRSKRPPLLRRKERAGRKPWVNPWNLANILSSIRIIATIPLLMLLLNDTATSYFWAFWFYVVVALTDMLDGQLARKYGWVSNLGIFLDLTADKIYTAGILICLVATNLLDPWAAIIILVREFVVTGLRSLAASEGVVIPSGRWGKLKMIITIIAIGWIMVRANLDRDGWFKFIDFAGGLTWLSHLSSIVLWLAVLLTIMSGVEYIWGARAIFRQPPRQKQD
- a CDS encoding uracil-DNA glycosylase, which gives rise to MTHAAATLAAIAEEVAQCTACPLCRTRTNAVPGEGPANAEILLIGEGPGQREDALGRPFVGPSGDLLEQWLAEIGLNREQVFIANVVKCRPPGNRDPEPSEIAACAHFLDRQIAALAPKLIATLGRHSMNKFFPGGKITKIHGIRGVKRQGQTVFLPLFHPAYVLRNMNAMPDAIADIKLIPRLIARLNQRLQEETNETTEPNLPETDEPTTPPQQMSMF
- the plsY gene encoding glycerol-3-phosphate 1-O-acyltransferase PlsY; the protein is MNYLLIAVISYLLGSIPFGLLIGRMVGGIDVRSYGSKRTGATNVLRTLGPRYGGLVFVLDALKGIAAIWAARWLMPDNAWAMVMAATIAVVGHIYPIFAGFHGGRGVATGLGGVLGLFPWGFLAAALVWWAVVLLTRYVSLASILASIAAAITAGVFFMLDQSHIAIVTYCALIALAVVVSHRDNISRLRNGTESKFGQRVSVE